The Conger conger chromosome 15, fConCon1.1, whole genome shotgun sequence genome contains a region encoding:
- the nucb2b gene encoding nucleobindin-2b: MWGSGGLRPHCVLLVSLFVWTDAVPISVDKTKITPPEEKVQEAPQSVDTGLHYDRYLREVIDFLEKDQHFREKLHNTDMEDIKQGKLAKELDFVSHHVRTKLDELKRQEVSRLRTLIKAKQDLEGGKGMAVDHQALLKQFEYLNHMNPHTFEVEDLDRLIKSATSDLENYDKERHEEFKRYEMMKEHERREHLKTLDEEGRRREEEHYEELKKKHADHPKINHPGSQDQLKEVWEEADGLDPEDFDPKTFFNLHDTNGDGFFDEQELEALFTKELEKIYDPTNEEDDMLEMEEERLRMREHVMNEVDTDKDRLVSKEEFLVATKKKEFLEPESWETLEQNQAYTEEEMREFEEHLAREEQDLKQKADDLQKQKEELERQQDQLNAQKMELQQAVEHMEQLKTQRVEPPPEIKVLETDGGHALPAPPENSQALPPGHLQDAPHS; the protein is encoded by the exons ATGTGGGGGAGCGGGGGATTGCGTCCCCATTGTGTGTTGTTGGTGAGTTTGTTCGTGTGGACTGATGCGGTGCCCATCAGTGTCGACAAAACGAAAATAACCCCCCCGGAAGAGAAGGTCCAGGAGGCGCCTCAGAGCGTG GACACTGGATTGCACTATGACCGCTACCTCAGGGAAGTCATCGATTTCCTGGAAAAAGACCAGCACTTCAGAGAAAAGCTCCACAACACGGACATGGAAGACATAAAG CAGGGGAAGCTGGCCAAGGAGCTGGACTTCGTCAGCCATCACGTCAGAACCAAACTAGACGAGCTgaagagacaggaagtgagcagaCTGAGGACGCTGATCAAAGCCAAGCAGGAcctggagggagggaaag gcatGGCTGTAGACCACCAGGCCCTCCTCAAGCAGTTTGAGTACCTCAACCACATGAACCCGCACACCTTCGAGGTGGAGGACCTGGACCGACTCATCAAATCG gCGACCAGCGACCTGGAGAACTACGACAAGGAGCGGCACGAGGAGTTCAAGCGCTACGAGATGATGAAGGAGCACGAGCGGCGGGAGCACCTGAAGACGCTGGacgaggaggggaggaggagggaggaggagcacTACGAGGAGCTGAAGAAGAAGCACGCCGACCACCCCAAAATCAACCACCCG GGCAGTCAGGACCAGCTGAAGGAGGTGTGGGAGGAGGCAGACGGTCTGGACCCCGAAGACTTCGACCCCAAAACCTTCTTCAACCTGCATG ACACAAACGGCGATGGTTTCTTTGACGAGCAGGAGCTGGAGGCGCTGTTCACCAAGGAG CTGGAGAAGATCTACGACCCCACCAACGAGGAGGACGACAtgctggagatggaggaggagaggctgaGGATGAGGGAGCACGTCATGAACGAG GTGGATACCGATAAGGACCGGCTGGTCTCCAAAGAAGAGTTCCTGGTCGCTACCAAGAAGAAGGAGTTTCTGGAGCCAGAGAGCTGGGAG ACGCTGGAGCAGAACCAGGCCTACACggaggaggagatgagggaGTTTGAGGAGCACCTGGCACGGGAGGAGCAGGACCTGAAGCAGAAGGCTGACGACCTGCAGAAGCagaaggaggagctggagaggcaGCAGGACCAGCTCAACGCCCAAAAGATGGAGCTGCAGCAG gCAGTGGAACACATGGAGCAATTAAAAACGCAGAGAGTGGAGCCTCCCCCAGAGATCAAAG TGCTGGAAACGGACGGGGGACACGCCCTGCCCGCTCCCCCAGAGAACAGCCAAGCCCTGCCCCCTGGACACCTGCAGGACGCGCCCCACTCATAG